Proteins found in one Canis aureus isolate CA01 chromosome 19, VMU_Caureus_v.1.0, whole genome shotgun sequence genomic segment:
- the PNPLA6 gene encoding patatin-like phospholipase domain-containing protein 6 isoform X4, whose protein sequence is MEAPLQTGMVLGVMIGAGVAVLVTAVLILLLVRRLRVPKTPAPEGPRYRFRKRDKVLFYGRKIMRKVSQSTSSLVDASVSTTSRPRMKKKLKMLNIAKKILRIQKEAPTLQRKEPPPAVLEADLTEGDLANSHLPSEVLYMLKNVRVLGHFEKPLFLELCRHMVFQRLSQGDYVFRPGQPDASIYVVQDGLLELCLPGPDGKECVVKEVVPGDSVNSLLSILDVITGHQHPQRTVSARAARDSTVLRLPVEAFSAVFTKYPESLVRVVQIIMVRLQRVTFLALHNYLGLTNELFSHEIQPLRLFPSPGLPSRTSPVRGSKRVVSASAAEEPRETPGRPPDPTGAPLPGPTGDPVKPTSLEAPSAPLLSRCISMPVDISGLQGGPRSDFDMAYERGRISVSLQEEASGGPQAAPARTPTQEPREQPAGACEHSYCEDELATGGCPFGPYQGRQTSSIFEAAKRELAKLMRIEDPSLLNSRVLLHHAKAGTIIARQGDQDVSLHFVLWGCLHVYQRMIDKAEDVCLFVAQPGELVGQLAVLTGEPLIFTLRAQRDCTFLRISKSDFYEIMRAQPSVVLSAAHTVAARMSPFVRQMDFAIDWTAVEAGRALYRQGDRSDCTYIVLNGRLRSVIQRGSGKKELVGEYGRGDLIGVVEALTRQPRATTVHAVRDTELAKLPEGTLGHIKRRYPQVVTRLIHLLSQKILGNLQQLQGPFPGSGLGVPPHSELTNPASNLATVAVLPVCAEVPMVAFTLELQHALQAIGPTLLLNSDIIRARLGASALDSIQEFRLSGWLAQQEDAHRIVLYQTDASLTPWTVRCLRQADCILIVGLGDQEPTLGQLEQMLENTAVRALKQLVLLHREEGPGPTRTVEWLNMRSWCSGHLHLRCPRRLFSRRSPAKLHELYEKVFSRRADRHSDFSRLARVLTGNTIALVLGGGGARGCSHIGVLKALEEAGVPVDLVGGTSIGSFIGALYAEERSASRTKQRAREWAKSMTSVMEPVLDLTYPVTSMFTGSAFNRSIHRVFQDKQIEDLWLPYFNVTTDITASAMRVHKDGSLWRYVRASMTLSGYLPPLCDPKDGHLLMDGGYINNLPADIARSMGAKTVIAIDVGSQDETDLSTYGDSLSGWWLLWKRLNPWADKIKVPDMAEIQSRLAYVSCVRQLEVVKSSSYCEYLRPPIDCFKTMDFGKFDQIYDVGYQYGKAVFGGWSRGDIIEKMLTDRRSADLNESRRADVLAFPSSGFTDLAEIVSRIEPPTTSYVSDGCADGEESDCLTEYEEDAGPDCSRDEGGSPEGASPSTASEMEEEKSVLRHRRCVPLEPPTTAADA, encoded by the exons GATCCTGCGTATCCAGAAGGAGGCACCAACGCTGCAGCGGAAGGAGCCCCCACCTGCGGTGCTGGAGGCTGACCTGACGGAGGGTGACCTGGCTAACTCCCACCTGCCCTCCGAGGTGCTCTACATGCTCAAGAATGTCCG GGTGCTGGGCCACTTCGAGAAACCACTCTTCTTGGAGCTCTGCCGACACATGGTTTTCCAGCGGCTCAGCCAGGGTGACTATGTCTTCCGGCCAGGCCAGCCAGATGCCAGTATCTATGTGGTGCAGGATGGGCTGCTGGAGCTCTGTCTGCCAGGGCCT GATGGGAAGGAGTGTGTGGTGAAGGAGGTGGTCCCTGGGGACAGTGTCAACAGCCTTCTGAGCATCCTGGACGTCATCACC GGCCACCAGCACCCCCAGCGGACGGTGTCTGCCCGGGCAGCCCGCGACTCCACAGTGCTGCGGCTGCCAGTGGAGGCCTTCTCCGCCGTGTTCACCAAGTACCCCGAGAGCTTGGTGCGGGTCGTACAG ATCATCATGGTGAGGCTGCAGCGGGTCACCTTTCTGGCACTTCACAACTACCTGGGTCTGACCAACGAGCTGTTTAGCCAC GAGATCCAGCCCCTGCGCCTcttccccagccctggccttCCCTCCCGTACCAGCCCTGTGCGTGGCTCCAAGCGGGTGGTCAGTGCCTCAGCTGCTGAGGAGCCTCGGGAGACTCCTGGCCGGCCGCCTGACCCCACCGGGGCCCCACTGCCTGGACCTACAG GGGACCCGGTGAAGCCCACATCCCTGgaggctccctctgcccccctgctgAGTCGCTGCATCTCCATGCCCGTGGACATCTCAG GCTTGCAAGGTGGCCCCCGCTCAGACTTTGACATGGCGTATGAACGTGGCCGGATCTCCGTGTCCCTGCAGGAAGAGGCTTCAGGGGGGCCCCAGGCAGCTCCTGCTCGG ACCCCCACTCAGGAGCCCCGGGAGCAGCCAGCAGGTGCCTGTGAGCACAGCTACTGCGAGGACGAGTTGGCCACCGGTGGGTGCCCCTTCGGGCCCTACCAGGGACGCCAGACAAGCAGCATCTTCGAGGCAGCGAAGCGGGAGCTGGCAAAACTGATGCGGATTGAG GACCCATCCCTCCTGAACAGCCGGGTCTTGCTACATCATGCCAAAGCTGGCACCATCATCGCCCGCCAGGGGGACCAG GATGTGAGCCTGCACTTTGTGCTGTGGGGCTGCTTGCATGTCTACCAACGCATGATCGACAAGGCAGAGGATGTATGCTTGTTCGTGGCACAACCTGGGGAGCTGGTGGGGCAGCTGGCAGTGCTCACGGGCGAGCCCCTCATCTTCACACTGAGAGCCCAGCGTGATTGCACCTTCCTGAGGATTTCTAAGTCCGACTTCTATGA GATCATGCGTGCACAGCCTAGTGTGGTGCTGAGTGCTGCGCACACCGTGGCCGCCAGGATGTCGCCCTTTGTGCGCCAGATGGACTTTGCCATCGATTGGACGGCGGTGGAGGCAGGCCGCGCTTTGTACAG GCAGGGTGACCGCTCCGACTGCACCTACATTGTGCTCAATGGGCGGCTGCGCAGTGTCATCCAGCGCGGCAGCGGCAAGAAGGAGCTGGTGGGCGAGTACGGCCGTGGGGACCTCATTGGCGTG GTGGAGGCGCTGACACGGCAGCCACGTGCCACAACGGTGCACGCGGTGCGGGACACGGAGCTGGCCAAACTCCCGGAGGGCACTCTGGGCCACATCAAACGTCGATACCCACAG GTCGTGACTCGCCTCATCCACCTGCTAAGCCAGAAAATTTTGGGGAATTTGCAGCAGCTGCAAGGACCCttcccag GCTCAGGACTAGGCGTTCCCCCTCACTCGGAGCTTACCAACCCAGCCAGCAACCTGGCAACAGTGGCCGTCCTGCCAGTGTGTGCCGAGGTGCCCATGGTGGCCTTCACTCTGGAGCTGCAGCATGCTCTGCAAGCGATTG GTCCCACGCTCCTCCTCAACAGTGACATCATCCGGGCCCGCCTGGGGGCCTCTGCTCTGGATAG CATCCAGGAGTTCCGGCTCTCAGGGTGGCTTGCCCAGCAGGAGGATGCGCACCGCATAGTGCTCTACCAGACTGACGCATCGCTGACGCCCTGGACAGTCCGCTGCTTACGCCAGGCCGACTGCATCCTCATCGTGGGCCTGGGCGACCAGGAGCCCACGCTCGGCCAG CTGGAGCAAATGCTGGAGAATACAGCAGTGCGTGCCCTCAAGCAGCTGGTGCTGCTACACCGTGAGGAAGGCCCAGGCCCTACGCGCACTGTGGAGTGGCTCAACATGCGCAGCTGGTGCTCGGGGCACTTGCATCTGCGCTGTCCACGCCGCCTCTTCTCTCGCCGCAGCCCTGCCAAGCTG CACGAGCTCTACGAGAAGGTTTTCTCGAGGCGCGCGGACCGGCACAGCGACTTCTCCCGCTTGGCACGGGTGCTCACAGGCAACACCATCGCCCTGGtgctgggtgggggcggggccag GGGCTGCTCACATATCGGGGTGCTGAAGGCATTGGAGGAGGCAGGCGTCCCTGTCGACCTGGTGGGTGGCACATCCATCGGCTCCTTCATCGGGGCCTTGTACGCAGAGGAGCGAAGTGCCAGTCGTACCAAGCAGCGGGCCCGGGAGTGGGCCAAG AGCATGACTTCGGTGATGGAGCCTGTGCTGGACCTCACGTACCCTGTCACCTCCATGTTCACCGGCTCGGCCTTCAACCGCAGCATCCATCGAGTCTTCCAGGACAAGCAGATCGAG GACCTGTGGCTGCCGTATTTCAATGTGACCACGGACATCACCGCCTCAGCCATGCGTGTCCACAAAGATG gctccctgtggcggTACGTACGCGCCAGCATGACGCTCTCGGGCTACCTGCCCCCGCTGTGCGACCCGAAGGACGGGCACCTCCTCATGGACGGCGGCTACATCAACAACCTGCCAG CGGACATCGCCCGCAGCATGGGTGCCAAGACAGTCATCGCCATCGACGTGGGAAGCCAGGATGAGACGGACCTCAGCACCTATGGGGACAGCCTGTCTGGCTGGTGGCTGCTGTGGAAGCGGCTGAACCCCTGGGCAGACAAGATCAAGGTTCCAGACATGGCCGAGATCCAGTCTCGCCTGGCCTACGTGTCCTGCGTGCGGCAGCTGGAGGTGGTTAAGTCCAGCTCCTACTGCGAGTACCTGCGCCCGCCCATCGACTGCTTCAAGACCATGGACTTCGGGAAGTTCGATCAGATCTAT GATGTGGGCTACCAGTACGGGAAGGCGGTGTTCGGGGGCTGGAGCCGGGGCGACATCATTGAAAAGATGCTCACGGACCGGAGGTCTGCTGACCTTAACGAGAGCCGCCGTGCGGAC GTGCTGGCCTTCCCCAGCTCTGGCTTCACCGACTTGGCGGAGATTGTGTCTCGGATCGAGCCCCCTACAACCAGCTACGTTTCCGATGGCTGTGCCGATG GGGAGGAGTCGGACTGCCTGACGGAGTATGAGGAGGATGCGGGCCCTGACTGCTCACGGGATGAAGGGGGGTCTCCCGAGGGCGCGAGCCCCAGCACTGCCTCTGAGATG gaggaggagaagtcaGTTCTCCGGCACCGGCGCTGTGTGCCCCTGGAGCCTCCCACCACGGCTGCAGATGCCTGA